The sequence GGCCCGCCGGCGGGCGATTGAGAGCAGGAAGAGCGCGGAGATTCTGGGTGTGAGCTGGCGTACGCTCGATTTCCACGACGGCGGGGTTATCCCCAGTATCGAGGTGCGCGAGGCGGTGATCCGCGCGATCAGGGACTGGCAGGCGGATATCGCGATTTCCCACCGCCCCAACGACTACCACCCCGACCATCGCTATGCCGGGATGGTCATGCAGGATGCGGCCTACCTGGTGGCCGTGCCCAATATCTGCCCGGATACCCCCCGGCTGGAGAAAAACCCCGTGTTCATGTACTTCCTCGATGAGTTCCAGAAACCACAGCCGTTTCGCGCCGACGTGGCCGTGGACGTGACCGGGGTTATGAAAACCAAGTACGACGCCCTGCATGCGATGGACAGCCAGATGTACGAGTGGCTGCCCTGGATGGACGGCCGCCTGGATGAGGTGCCCGACGATATGCCGGGCAGGCGCGCCTGGCTTGAAACTTACCTCGGCCCGGACTTTGTCCGCTGGACAGACAACCACCGCGAAGCCCTGGCCGAACGCTACGGCGACAGCTACGCGGCCAAGGTGAAATTCGGCGAGAGTTTCGAACTCTGCGAGTACGGCCGCCAGCCCACCCGCGATGAGCTGTGGGAGATGTTTCCCCGCTGAAGATGTTATTCTACCCGTGCGGACCGCCGGACCGGCCGCCCGCGACTGGATTCATTACAGCCGACAGGAGTTGGAGCGATGATGAAGCGGATTACCGTGAAACTGAGCAGACTGGCTGCGCTGGCGCTGGTACTGTCCCTGCCGTCGTTTACCGCGGCCCAGACCGTTTACCGGGGCGGCAAGGCGCCCGGGTGGACGGGCGAGGAGCTGCGGGTAATCATGATCGGCGCACACCCGGATGACGCCGAGGTCAAGGGCGCCGGGACCGCCGTGCTCTGGGCGAAAGCCGGGGCCAAGGTGCAGCTTGTGGCGGTGGCCAACGGCGATGCGGGCCATCAGAGCGAGGGCGGCGGCGCACTGGCCCGCAGACGCGCGGCAGAGAGCAGGCGCAGCGCCGAGATCCTGGGCGTAAGCTGGCGCACCCTGGGGTTCCACGATGGCGAGCTGGAGCCGACCCTGGAGGCGCGCGAGGCGGTGATCCGGGCCATCCGCGAGTGGCAGGCGGATATCGTGATCACCCATCGCCCCAACGACTACCACCCCGACCATCGCTACACCGGCGTGATTGTCCAGGACGCCGCCTACCTGGTGGCCGTGCCCAATATCTGCCCGGAGACACCCCGCGTGGAGCACAACCCGGTGTTCATGTACTTCCGCGACGGGTTCCAGAAACCGAATCCGCTGAGCGTTGACGTGGCGGTGGATGTGGACCCGGTGATGGACCTGAAATGGCGCAGCATAGATGCAATGGACAGCCAGATGTACGAGTGGCTGCCCTGGATCGCCGGCTACCTGAGCGAGGTGCCCGCGGGCAAGGCCGCCCGGTTCGAGTGGCTCAAGGGCTGGCGCGGCCCCGGCATGCGCAGCTGGACCGACCAGGGCCGCGAGACCCTGGTGGCGCGCTACGGCAAGGCCCACGCCGATAAGGTGGAGTACGCCGAGATTTACGAGCTCTGCGAGTACGGCCGTCAGCCCTCGCGCGAGGAACTCTGGGAACTGTTTCCCAAATAACCGCGTACGGGGAGTACCCCTCGCGCACTTTCGCTTTTCTAGATATTATGTATGGGCGGACCCCACCGGTCCGCCCGTTTGTTTAGCTATTCGGTTTTCAGCTGTTCACCAAAGGAGCTGGGAGATGGACAGAACTTTTGGATTCAGACGGATGCTGGCCGTTGCATTCGTGCTTGCCTTTGCAATGGCCTCCGCTGCCGCCGCCGAGCCCCTGCGGGTGATCCTGGTGGGCGCGCACCCGGATGACGCCGAGTACGCCGGCGGGGGCACCGCCGCGCTCTGGGCCGAGGCCGGAGCGGAAGTCATGCATGTGGCGGTGACCAGCGGCGATGCGGGCCATCAGAGCGAGGGCGGCGGCGCGCTGGCCCGCCGCCGGGCGGCCGAGAGCAGGCGCAGCGCGGAGATTCTGGGCGTAAGCTGGCGCACCCTGGGTTTCCACGACGGGGAGCTGGAGCCGACCCTGGAGGCCCGCAAGGCGGTTATCCGGGCCATCCGCGAGTGGCGGGCGGATATCGTGATCAGCCACCGCCCCAACGACTACCACCCCGACCATCGCTACACCGGCGTGATTGTCCAGGACGCGGCCTACATGGTGGCTGTGCCCAATGTCTGCCCCGAGACCCCACGCCTGGAGAAAAACCCCGTGTTCATGTATTTCCGCGACCGGTTTACCAAGCCCTACCCGTTCAGCCCGGACGTGGCTGTCGATTTCGGCAGGGTGGTCGATAAGAAAATCCGCTCGCTGGCCGCCATGGAGAGCCAGCTTTTCGAGTGGGGACCGTGGATCGGCGGTGGCGACCCCTCGGCTGTTCCGCGAAGCGAGCAGGCCAGGATAGCATGGATGAAGGACGACTGGGTTCCCGCCCGCACGGGCCGCGACAACCCGTTTTACGACCTGCTGGTGGCGCGCTACGGCAAGGCCCGGGCCGACAAGGTGAGCTACGCCGAGGCGTTCGAGCTTTGCGAGTATGGCCGCCGTCCCTCGCGCGAGGAACTCTGGGAACTGTTTCCCAGGTAAACGTGCATGTGGTGCGCCTTCACATTTCCTGATATTATGCAGGGGCGGATCCCGTGTGGCCGCCCTCTAGATTGGAATCAGATGTCTAACTGTTCCCGAAAGGATATGCCGATGAACAGGCCGGCCGGATTCAAACGCCTTATCGCTGTGGTTTTCGTCCTGGTGTTCGCTTTGGTCTCGTATGCAGCCGCCGAGCCCCTGCGGGTAATCATGATCGGCGCCCACCCCGACGACTCCGAGGGCAAGGGCGGAGGGACTGCCGCGCTCTGGTCGGCGGCGGGTGCGAAAGTGCAGCTGGTGTCGGTGACCAACGGCGATGCAGGCCATCAGAGCGAGGGCGGCGGCGCACTGGCCCGCCGCCGGGCAGCCGAGAGCATGCGCAGCGCCGAAATTCTGGGCGTAAGCTGGCGCACCCTGGCGTTCCACGACGGGGAGCTGGAGCCGACCCTCGAGGCGCGCAAGGCGGTGATCCGCGCGATCCGTGAGTGGCGGGCGGATATCGTCATCAGCCACCGCCCCAACGACTACCACCCCGACCATCGCTACACCGGCGTGATCGTCCAGGACGCGGCCTACATGGTGGCCGTGCCCAATATCTGCCCCGAGACCCCGCGCGTGGAGCGCAACCCGGTGTTCATGTATTTCCGCGACCGGTTCACCAAGCCCTACCCGTTCAGCCCGGACGTGGTGGTGGATATCGGACCCGTGATCGAGAAGAAGGTGCGGGCGATAAGCGAAATGGAAAGCCAGATGTTCGAGTGGGGACCCTGGATCGGCGGGCGCGACCTGAGCACTATTCCCACCGGCAAGGAGGAGCGGTTCCAGTGGATGATGTCCCGGCGGGGCCGGGCGCGGGTGGGGGCGGAGAACCCGTATTACGAGCAGCTGGTGGCGCGCTACGGCAAAGCGCATGCGGACAAGGTGGGCTACACCGAGGCGTTCGAGCTCTGCGAGTACGGCAGGCGGCCCAGCAGGGAAGAACTTTGGGAGTTGTTCCCGAAGTGAGAAATGAGAGAAATTATTATCAACTACGGTTCCCCGGAGCTTCACCCGAGGTTAACCGAATTAATTTCTTTGATTTATAAATACTGTCGGTATAAAGTGCAAAGATTATTTTAACATGAACCAGAAAAACATTGTTATTAATGATTAGAGCGCTTAAGTTGGCATGAAATAAAAGAATCTCTTGCTTAAGGCCAGAAAAGGCGAAAACCGGACATCGAAATTGAGGAACAGGCCTTAGGAGTTTCTTTTAACTTTTATAAAGTTAATATTTTGACGAGAGCACCACGAACTATCCAAGGTTTTTCTTAATAGTTTAGGACCGACGCACGAGCAAGGCAGGCTAAAATTCCTTAATCGGTTTTGCGTAGCTTAACAGGCAGAGTGAATAGATATTTATAGCAAAAAGGCAAAGCGATAATGATACGCATTGAGATACTGACAGTCTTTCTTACAATGCCCCTTACTGTGGCGGTCATGCAGTTCATGACTAACCCCCAGAAGGATCTGTGCACCCTTGGCATTTTTCTGTACTTCGTCATCAACAGCATTCGATTCTTCCAAGGAGATGTGAATCTCTATGCTGATCTCAGTATTTCACAGAAGGACGACCTCGCTGCCAGCCACAATGCAGTTTCCTTCTTTATAGGGGTAGCGTCGAAGTTTTGTTTCCTCTTGGCGGCTTACTGCATTGCGGATAGTGTTGCGTTTTTTGCATATAATGGTCTTTGTTACTTGTTTGACTTATTTTGGCTTACGATTCTCAATCGGACGGTAGATCCGACTAAACCCCGTGGAGGACACCTGCTTGGGCTTTTCAAGAGTTGGCTAATACTTGACGGGATTGAGGCAATTATTTCTTTTGCTATGTCAATCGTAATCTACAAATTGAGTTATGATCCTAAACCAAAGGAATACCTGGAGATTGGCACACTTGGTGTGCTTGGTCTTCTTTTAGCCATTGATTACTTGTTCAACGCGCGACACTATTTCCAGAAGCGAAATGCACAGCAATAGGAAAGAATCGTGAGAATTGTTGTTGTTGACAATTTGCATCTTGACCCTGAGAACCGTCAGCGGCTTAAAAATCTAGGCGAAGTAGTGATATACAAAAATGATACTTACAATCAGGAACAAGTCATTCAAAGATTGCAAAATGCCAATATAGGCTTGATTCTATTTTCAAGAATAACTGATAGAGTACTTACAATGTGTCCCGATCTCAAAATGTTATCTTTGTGGTGCTCAGGTACCGACCACATTGATTTGACATCAGCTACAAAGCATCGTGTTCTTATCTGCAACGTACCGGGATATGCGGAAGTTGCAGTGGCTGAACACGTTTTCGCAAT comes from Candidatus Glassbacteria bacterium and encodes:
- a CDS encoding PIG-L family deacetylase, which produces MRVIMIGAHPDDSEYYAGGTAAMWAASGVDVQIVAISGGDAGHQSEGGGALARRRAIESRKSAEILGVSWRTLDFHDGGVIPSIEVREAVIRAIRDWQADIAISHRPNDYHPDHRYAGMVMQDAAYLVAVPNICPDTPRLEKNPVFMYFLDEFQKPQPFRADVAVDVTGVMKTKYDALHAMDSQMYEWLPWMDGRLDEVPDDMPGRRAWLETYLGPDFVRWTDNHREALAERYGDSYAAKVKFGESFELCEYGRQPTRDELWEMFPR
- a CDS encoding PIG-L family deacetylase encodes the protein MKRITVKLSRLAALALVLSLPSFTAAQTVYRGGKAPGWTGEELRVIMIGAHPDDAEVKGAGTAVLWAKAGAKVQLVAVANGDAGHQSEGGGALARRRAAESRRSAEILGVSWRTLGFHDGELEPTLEAREAVIRAIREWQADIVITHRPNDYHPDHRYTGVIVQDAAYLVAVPNICPETPRVEHNPVFMYFRDGFQKPNPLSVDVAVDVDPVMDLKWRSIDAMDSQMYEWLPWIAGYLSEVPAGKAARFEWLKGWRGPGMRSWTDQGRETLVARYGKAHADKVEYAEIYELCEYGRQPSREELWELFPK
- a CDS encoding PIG-L family deacetylase, encoding MDRTFGFRRMLAVAFVLAFAMASAAAAEPLRVILVGAHPDDAEYAGGGTAALWAEAGAEVMHVAVTSGDAGHQSEGGGALARRRAAESRRSAEILGVSWRTLGFHDGELEPTLEARKAVIRAIREWRADIVISHRPNDYHPDHRYTGVIVQDAAYMVAVPNVCPETPRLEKNPVFMYFRDRFTKPYPFSPDVAVDFGRVVDKKIRSLAAMESQLFEWGPWIGGGDPSAVPRSEQARIAWMKDDWVPARTGRDNPFYDLLVARYGKARADKVSYAEAFELCEYGRRPSREELWELFPR
- a CDS encoding PIG-L family deacetylase, with product MNRPAGFKRLIAVVFVLVFALVSYAAAEPLRVIMIGAHPDDSEGKGGGTAALWSAAGAKVQLVSVTNGDAGHQSEGGGALARRRAAESMRSAEILGVSWRTLAFHDGELEPTLEARKAVIRAIREWRADIVISHRPNDYHPDHRYTGVIVQDAAYMVAVPNICPETPRVERNPVFMYFRDRFTKPYPFSPDVVVDIGPVIEKKVRAISEMESQMFEWGPWIGGRDLSTIPTGKEERFQWMMSRRGRARVGAENPYYEQLVARYGKAHADKVGYTEAFELCEYGRRPSREELWELFPK